The Gloeocapsa sp. PCC 73106 region TGGTATTCTCTTTTCTAGCTATTTCTTTAATTAATTTGAGGAGGTTATCAATATGTCTGGAGAAGCTCGCATTCCCCTTTGGGTGGTAGCAACGATTGCCGGTTTAGGTGCAATTTTTGTACTTGGTCTTTTCTTCTACGGCTCCTACGCGGGTATTGGTTCAGGTCAGTAAACCCTTGTTAACAGAAGAAACTGCCAGTTTTCTAGTAGATCTGGCAGTCTTTTTTTCTCGATAATATAGTGAAATAATTTTAAGATGACTCAATCAGACATAAAATACGGAGAAAGAGCGATCGCCGAGGGTTCATTAATTACTTTTCCCAACCCTCGTGTGGGACGTTCTTATTTAGTACAAATTACTTTACCAGAATTTACCTGTAAATGTCCCTTTTCGGGTTATCCAGACTTCGCTACCATCTACTTGAGTTATACCCCAGATCAACTGATAGTAGAACTAAAGGCTCTAAAACTCTATATTAATAGTTATCGCGATCGCTATATTTCTCACGAAGAAGTAGTTAATCAAATTCTTGATGACTTTGTAGAAGCTTGCGATCCTCTCCACGCTACTATTAAAGGCGATTTTTCCCCTAGAGGTAATGTTCACACGGTGATTGAAGTTCAACACCATAAAAATCAGCCATAATAGACTTTAATAATTACTTTTTATACTTATGATGCTAGCCTCTATTTTTAAACCTTTTCAACGAGTTTTAAAAACAACAAACTCTAGAGCTTTAGAAAAGGCTTTAGAAGCGGCCAAAGCGATAAAAAAAATAGAAAATGAACATTTTAAGGGTCAAGCCATCGCTTTCGACCCCGAAAAAGGAAAAACAGTCTCAGATTATTTTCAAACTCAACTAGATCAACAACTGCTGAAAATTCGCTATCATCTTGGTAGCTTTCGTACGAGTAGTTTT contains the following coding sequences:
- a CDS encoding photosystem II reaction center protein J, with the protein product MSGEARIPLWVVATIAGLGAIFVLGLFFYGSYAGIGSGQ
- the queF gene encoding preQ(1) synthase, with amino-acid sequence MTQSDIKYGERAIAEGSLITFPNPRVGRSYLVQITLPEFTCKCPFSGYPDFATIYLSYTPDQLIVELKALKLYINSYRDRYISHEEVVNQILDDFVEACDPLHATIKGDFSPRGNVHTVIEVQHHKNQP